A stretch of the Denticeps clupeoides chromosome 6, fDenClu1.1, whole genome shotgun sequence genome encodes the following:
- the fkbp2 gene encoding peptidyl-prolyl cis-trans isomerase FKBP2 encodes MRLFWVLAATLLSLGAVRGGDKKKLQIGIKKRVDNCPIKSRKGDVLNMHYTGKLEDGTEFDSSIPRNQPFTFTLGTGQVIKGWDQGLLGMCEGEKRKLVIPSELGYGDRGAPPKIPGGATLIFEVELLSIERRSDL; translated from the exons ATGAGGCTGTTCTGGGTGCTGGCGGCCACGCTGCTCTCTCTCGGCGCCGTGCGAGGAGGAGACAAGAAGAAGCTGCAGATCGGCATTAAGAAGCGCGTGGACAACTGTCCCATCAAGTCCCGCAAGGGCGACGTGCTCAACATGCACTACACC GGAAAGCTGGAAGATGGAACGGAGTTTGACAGCAGCATCCCCAGAAACCAGCCCTTCACTTTTACTCTGGGCACAGGACAAGTCATCAAAGGCTGGGATCAGGGTTTACTGGG GATGTGTGAAGGGGAGAAGAGGAAGTTGGTCATTCCTTCAGAGCTGG GTTATGGAGACAGAGGAGCACCTCCTAAAATTCCAG gtggcgccacaCTCATTTTTGAAGTGGAGCTGCTAAGCATTGAAAGAAGATCAGATCtgtag